The sequence ATAATCAGTAAAAATGTGGTTTTTTCCGGCATGATTGAAAGCAAAACCAACTATATTTTGTTGTTCTTGGTATGGGGCGGTTTGTGGCTTTTATTCCCGGCTCTTAAAACCAATCTTTCCGGCGAGGGATTGTTTTCGCATATTTTCGATTGGTATGCCCTTTTTATGTGGCTTTTGGGTATCTTTTTGGGCGTACGGGTGTTGAAAAAATTAACGCAGGAAAATATTTTGGTACTCATGTTCGTAGCCGTATTTTTGGCCTGTTGTTACGGGGTGATTCAGGCGCTCGGGTTAGAGTTTTTATGGCCGTTTGAAATCAACCAGTTTGCTACCAAAGCGTTTTCTACTTTCGGCAATCCGAACTTTCTGTCTTCTGCCGTTGTGATGTTATTGCCTGCTTTGCTTGTTTACTATATGCGTACCAACAGTAAAAAAGATTTATTTGTTTACGGCCTATTGGTGTTGGTTTATATTTTATTCTTGTCCTTCGGGTTGGCGCGTTCTTGCTGGATAGGGGCCGCCTGCGGACTTTTTATGATGTGGATGTTCGGCACGTTGCGTTCGCTTATTTGGAGCCGCAAAGGCCGCGTCTTTTTACTTGCTCTTCTTGCCGTGGGCGTAGGCTGGGGTTCCGTGTATTGGGACGGAGAAGATGCGCCCAGCCCGGTAGCCAAACGCGCGGTGGAACTAACGCAGGTAACGCCCTCCAATATTACATTGAAAGTAGATAGAAAAAACATCTTCCAATCGCTCCACCAGCGTTTGTTTATGTGGGATGTTTCCAAAGAAATTTTTCTTAGCCAACCCGTCTTGGGAAGCGGACTTGGAAATTTCCAAATGGCATTTGAACAAAACCAACCCAAAACTTTGTTGCGCCATCCCAATTTGCGCGAATTAAAAACCCTCACGCACGCGCCGCATAACGAACTTTTCTTCCAGTTGGCACAAGGCGGTATTGTGGGGTTGGGGCTTTTCCTGTTCATGTTTATGGTTCTCTTTTTGGAAGTGCGCGATTTTGCCGCTCACAAAAAAGAGGGGGATAAAAAACAACTTCTGCAAGCCTTATTCTGCGGTATTTTGGGTATGCTGGCGGACAATATGTTAAATATTTCTCTGCATGCCGTTGTACCGGCGTTTCTGTTTTGGTGGATCGTCGGGGCGGAAGTAAGCGGTGTGGGGAAGGAAGAGCGCCGGGTTCCTATTACCGCTAACCCCGTTACCAAAACGGTTGCCTTGGCGATTTTGGGTGTAAGCGTAGCCATTATTTTTTGGCAGGGACTCTGGTTTGAAAGTGAATACCGTTCTTTTGCCGGGCAAAAAAATGTGGCGGAAAAAGATTATTCGGCCGCTGTGGAAAATTTATCCGCTTCGCTGAATCTTTACCCGGCCAACACCGAGGCGGGTTTCCGTTTGGGTAATGTTCTTCTTGCCGACGGAAAATACAAGGAAGCCTTGGCTACCTTTGAAAAAACTATTTCCGCCGCATCGTATTACGAAGAAGTTTATTTCCATGCCGCTTTGGCCGCATTAGGAGCCAAGGAT comes from Elusimicrobium sp. and encodes:
- a CDS encoding tetratricopeptide repeat protein, whose translation is MIESKTNYILLFLVWGGLWLLFPALKTNLSGEGLFSHIFDWYALFMWLLGIFLGVRVLKKLTQENILVLMFVAVFLACCYGVIQALGLEFLWPFEINQFATKAFSTFGNPNFLSSAVVMLLPALLVYYMRTNSKKDLFVYGLLVLVYILFLSFGLARSCWIGAACGLFMMWMFGTLRSLIWSRKGRVFLLALLAVGVGWGSVYWDGEDAPSPVAKRAVELTQVTPSNITLKVDRKNIFQSLHQRLFMWDVSKEIFLSQPVLGSGLGNFQMAFEQNQPKTLLRHPNLRELKTLTHAPHNELFFQLAQGGIVGLGLFLFMFMVLFLEVRDFAAHKKEGDKKQLLQALFCGILGMLADNMLNISLHAVVPAFLFWWIVGAEVSGVGKEERRVPITANPVTKTVALAILGVSVAIIFWQGLWFESEYRSFAGQKNVAEKDYSAAVENLSASLNLYPANTEAGFRLGNVLLADGKYKEALATFEKTISAASYYEEVYFHAALAALGAKDNKKAVRYLMENLRLHPYNLQAYSLLSELLYEDVIYADADALALMERGLTLFPYETGLWRVAGEIYSKLGETEYAKNTYKRGLTVDTLDKELLKRLEALYPSGSLDRPAVIAQAARLQRHSDKADKFAKMSPYYQQRLRADIEDYISTYPQDTNGQILLARVLSLSGNDIKAKEVLESVLREYPDDLWANLALSTLFYKAEDVENAKRCLEDALFYYPQNAVALARMKAISVKK